One genomic segment of candidate division KSB1 bacterium includes these proteins:
- the gcvH gene encoding glycine cleavage system protein GcvH: MHVPANLLYTKEHEWVRIEGDVATVGITDYAQGQLGDIVYAELPAVGATTTQMQPFGTVEAVKAVSDLFAPLSGTVLEVNTALAEKPELINQDCYGAGWMIKLKITNPGERQALLAPSDYEKLIA; the protein is encoded by the coding sequence ATGCACGTCCCGGCAAACCTGCTTTATACCAAAGAGCATGAATGGGTCAGGATCGAAGGTGACGTCGCCACCGTTGGCATTACCGATTATGCGCAGGGCCAGTTGGGTGACATCGTCTATGCAGAATTGCCCGCCGTGGGCGCCACCACCACGCAAATGCAGCCCTTCGGCACCGTCGAAGCCGTAAAGGCCGTCTCGGATTTGTTTGCCCCGTTGAGTGGCACCGTGCTTGAGGTCAACACCGCCCTGGCGGAAAAACCGGAACTGATCAACCAGGACTGCTACGGCGCGGGCTGGATGATCAAATTGAAAATCACTAATCCCGGCGAACGCCAGGCTCTGCTCGCCCCTTCCGATTACGAAAAGTTGATTGCCTGA
- a CDS encoding PorV/PorQ family protein, translated as MKKILVLFCLCTLLFPVSPVWAQGPGSSGVLFLLIAPGARAAGMGESFVAIADDATATYWNPAGLAFQERTQIALMHSNWLPELASDLYYDYATIVRPMGNIGTAGLSLTFINLGTQIITGETSPDPLGEFSSYELALAGSWGTKLSANSAAGVTLKFIYSNLAPRGAGAEQGDGRATAFAVDLGYLHRNLLIDRFNFGVNLTNVGPKISYIDAAQADPLPTNLRLGFSYHLIKQEFNSLMIATEFDRLLVAPRPEGGADPVFKALVTAWTDEPLKDELKHIIYNIGAEYWYNNFVALRTGYHYDRVGRVKYVSFGAGLKYSSLGLDFGYVSAGEGHPLSNTMRISLGIGL; from the coding sequence ATGAAAAAAATCCTCGTGCTTTTCTGCCTGTGCACTTTGCTGTTTCCCGTTTCGCCGGTCTGGGCGCAAGGGCCGGGCAGCAGTGGTGTCCTTTTTCTGTTGATTGCGCCGGGCGCGCGCGCTGCCGGCATGGGTGAATCCTTTGTCGCCATCGCCGATGATGCCACTGCGACCTACTGGAATCCGGCTGGTCTGGCATTTCAGGAAAGAACGCAAATCGCGCTGATGCATTCCAACTGGCTGCCGGAGTTGGCCAGCGATTTGTACTACGATTACGCCACCATCGTGCGGCCGATGGGAAACATCGGCACCGCCGGCCTGTCGCTCACCTTCATCAATCTCGGCACGCAAATCATCACCGGGGAAACCAGCCCCGATCCGCTGGGAGAGTTCAGCAGTTATGAACTGGCACTGGCCGGTTCCTGGGGCACGAAGCTTTCAGCCAACAGCGCTGCCGGCGTGACGCTGAAATTCATCTACAGCAACCTGGCACCGCGCGGCGCCGGCGCCGAGCAGGGCGATGGTCGCGCCACCGCCTTTGCGGTGGATTTGGGTTATTTGCATCGCAACCTTCTCATCGACCGCTTCAACTTCGGTGTGAATCTGACCAATGTCGGGCCGAAGATCAGTTACATCGATGCCGCGCAGGCTGATCCGCTGCCCACCAATTTGCGCCTGGGTTTCAGCTATCATCTGATCAAGCAGGAATTCAACAGCCTGATGATCGCAACTGAATTCGACCGCCTGCTGGTGGCGCCCAGGCCGGAAGGCGGCGCGGATCCGGTGTTCAAGGCGCTGGTGACGGCGTGGACCGATGAGCCACTCAAGGACGAGTTGAAGCACATCATCTACAATATCGGCGCAGAATACTGGTACAACAATTTCGTCGCCCTGCGCACCGGCTATCATTATGACAGGGTTGGTCGTGTCAAATACGTCTCCTTTGGCGCCGGCCTGAAATACTCCAGCCTCGGCCTCGATTTCGGATACGTCTCCGCCGGTGAAGGCCATCCCCTGAGCAATACCATGCGTATTTCGCTCGGTATTGGCTTGTAG